In Capsicum annuum cultivar UCD-10X-F1 chromosome 7, UCD10Xv1.1, whole genome shotgun sequence, one genomic interval encodes:
- the LOC124885790 gene encoding uncharacterized protein LOC124885790, producing MLVNIPFVEALEQIPGYIKFMKDLNTKKREVSYEPIHNVHHCSILATRSLLKKKKDPGSFAIPCTIRSFNFGYSLCDLGVSINLMLFVVFKKLGLGAPKPTTMRLVMVDGTVKKPVYCEVDLQVPIILGRPFLSTGRTLINSELRFLYDVDTVTLLNNGFDVVVLVEERLGVKALAVVIMNFDSDGIEEYKEIVSTLHGKGSYDFAPKNLDLDLKNRTTPLAWPFIEEPPVLELKALLSHLRYAFLRANNTLTVIIIDETEVVKKEIIRWLDVGMVYPIGDSNWTSNVADIRYEVMKIKKMVIEIYKRPVVVEPVLETMIHTVHVPNIWAIPLDAPVEDTEE from the exons ATGCTAGTCAACATACCGTTTGTAGAGGCATTAGAACAAATACCTggatatataaaatttatgaaggatttgaaCACCAAGAAGAGAGAAGTCAGTTATGAGCCAATTCATAATGTTCATCATTGTAGTATTTTAGCTACTAGATCATtgctgaagaagaagaaggatcctGGTTCTTTCGCTATACCCTGCACCATTAGATCTTTCAACTTTGGCTATTCGTTATGTGATTTGGGTGTTAGTATCAACCTTATGCTGTTTGTAGTATTCAAGAAGTTGGGTTTAGGAGCTCCAAAACCTACCACCATGAGACTAGTAATGGTAGACGGGACAGTGAAAAAACCAGttt ATTGTGAAGTGGATTTACAAGTCCCAATTATTCTGGGAAGACCATTTTTGTCCACAGGCAGAACATTGATTAATTCGGAGCTGAG ATTCCTCTATGATGTTGATACAGTTACTCTTTTGAATAATGGTTTTGATGTGGTTGTTCTTGTTGAAGAGAGACTAGGTGTTAAAGCACTTGCAGttgtgatcatgaattttgattctgaTGGTATTGAGGAATATAAGGAAATAGTGAGTACATTGCATGGAAAGGGTTCTTATGATTTTGCACCAAAGAATCTTGATTTAGATCTGAAGAATAGAACAACTCCACTTGCTTGGCCATTCATTGAGGAGCCACCTgtgttagagttgaaggcccttcTATCTCACTTGCGATATGCATTTTTAAGGGCCAACAATACTTTGACAGTCATTATTATAGATGAGACA gaggtggtgaagaaagaaataatcagGTGGTTGGATGTTGGTATGGTATATCCCATTGGTGATAGCAATTGG ACGTCCAATGTTGCTGATATCAGATATGAGGttatgaaaattaagaaaatggtCATAGAGATTTATAAGAGACCAGTGGTTGTTGAGCCTGTATTGGAGACAATGATTCATACTGTCCATGTGCCTAACATTTGGGCAATCCCATTAGATGCACCAGTTGAGGATACCgaagaataa